A window of the Triplophysa rosa linkage group LG23, Trosa_1v2, whole genome shotgun sequence genome harbors these coding sequences:
- the eif1b gene encoding eukaryotic translation initiation factor 1b has translation MSNIQNLQSFDPFADATKGDDLLPAGTEDKIHIRIQQRNGRKTLTTVQGIADDYDKKKLVKAFKKKFACNGTVIEHPEYGEVIQLQGDQRKNICQFLMEINIVKEEQLKVHGF, from the exons ATGTCCAATATACAGAACCTCCAGTCTTTCG aTCCCTTTGCTGATGCAACTAAGGGTGACGACTTGCTCCCGGCCGGGACAGAAGATAAAATCCACATAAGGATCCAGCAACGAAACGGGCGCAAGACATTGACCACAGTGCAGGGCATTGCTGATGATTACGATAAAAAGAAACTGGTGAAAGCCTTTAAAAAG AAATTTGCCTGCAATGGTACAGTGATTGAGCATCCAGAGTATGGAGAGGTGATTCAACTGCAAGGTGACCAGAGGAAGAACATTTGTCAGTTTCTGATGGAG atcAACATTGTAAAGGAGGAACAGTTGAAGGTTCACGGTTTTTAA